TAAAATGCAAACTGGAAGGGAGGTAAATGTGCACCACAGTTTGTCCTACCTAGTGCAATTATTTACTATTGACTCAAGAGGGGTTGTTTATCAAGCATGGTGGTTTGCACATTCCTGAGAAGGGCATTCAGCAACCAGGATGGAAAAGTTACAATCCAAAACTACGACAACaggttacagcaatggaataaaaGATCTTGGCAAACAGGAACAACAGAATAGCTTAACAGTAAGAAGTCTTTGTATTTGTTCTCAAAATTAAAAGGCCAGAGGCATAGACTTAGGACAAGGAAGTTAATATTTATCATGTATTAAAGTGACTCAGACAAGTAGAGTGGAAGGTAAAGGCAAAATGAGTCATGAGAGCAGTGGATTATCCACAAAAGTAGATCTGATTTTAGGCAGCATTAATTTAACAAAAGAGGTGATAATCCAAATATGGAATTGTGTTGATTAAACCACACCTGGAAAACTGGATTTGCTTTTGAATGCTACAGATGTCTTGTAATGCATTCTAAGAAGAGCAATTGGAAACAGAGATGTTTAATTAGAACAAACCCTGAAAGCTGGCCTGGCTTTAGTAACTGATAAATGACAACTTGAATATGAAGGTTTTACTGCTCAACCAACAAGACAAATAAGAATAAGGGTCAGACATGCAGTGAAAAACAAGCTCGCTTCCCTACTCATCCCCACCCCCTAAGTGTGCAGGACAGAGAATCTGCATCAAAAATTCAGTCCTTTTGGGAGAGAAAGGGGACATTATCTCACAAGAATTCACATTATTACCACACAGAGCAGTTCTTGCTGTGGCACGGTGATATATTTCTGAATTGCCTACCATTGTGCTCATGGAGTTATAGCCATGCATTAACACACGATAAGAACCATgccttaatattttaaataattgaagAGATTTAAGGCTAATGCAAAAAAGGACACAGAGACTAGTGGTATCCAAATAACATTAAAGATAGCCACATGGGAGAATAATTATGACAATCCTCTACTAGCTCAAGATATAAAACAGGGTATTAAAATATCATCAAAATCatattttttcataatatttattgagaattttatatcATGATCCCCAAgcacactcacttcccagtcctcccaggtctgcTACTCTACCCTTGGGACCCCCAAGGGAAAAACGACTCTGATCTGTGTTGTATATATACTCACTGGAACTTGGTCAAACTCCCTGTGTCcaaccccttaaagaaaactgagtctttcCTATCTATACCTCTGTAGAAGCCATCAGCTGTGGAGAGCTGCATGTCAGCATCCTTATCAAAATTGTTAACAGTGCCCTTCAATGGCTTTTCTCTctaggctgttttttttttttttttttattgttgttgttgctgtattttggtttttggttttttgttttttttcagcaGGAGGGGAGGTGTTATCACAGAAGCCTTTTATGTCCCTCTTTCTCAGCTGGgagtctgcagtcatcaataccCTGGCAAAACTAGCTTCCTTCCCCTTTACAGTAGAGGGGACATACTTATTCATCTATATTTTCTGTCTATCTCAAGGAAACTTTATGTCACCAACTTTTAtttagtgaaaaaaattaaatgctgatatttaatttgaaatttacattttactgCATGGGAGTCAAAATACACTGATATATATAACATGTGACCAAATCTGctttgaggaagaaaaataagtattGTTATAGCAGACTCTTCAAAGGCAAGGGACTAATTGGACTATAAATTATTTACAAACACAAATACCTTATGGAGATaagctttctttattcttttgtttttatatatgtgtgtgcttagCCAAAGTACAAAGAGATGTTTGGAgggtcatttttaaaagattattagaATAAGAAACAGTTTtccatattttacaaaataatatgtCAAAAGGTattgttttatctttattctcAAAGATTCATAAAGTTATACATTGCCATAATGTGAAAATTACCTTTGAAactgtttcttttcctatttcttaAACTACCAAAAACCACCTCAGAGAAACAATTTTAGCAAAGTGAAATGTACAAGATACTTGTCTCTATAGtaaaaaattaagcaaatggAGTCACTTATAGATGGAAGACAAACACGATTCTTTATTGTTCTTGGTTATACCACAATCATAGacacagttttaaaagaaaacctgcAGTGCTAAAAACTAAGGAGATTTTTTTCATGAGAGTTTGAGACAATCCTAGAAGAGAAAGGGCAACTGGACCACTGGAGAAAACAGAGTAAGATAAGCATAGTTCAAAATACCCTAAGAGGATGTGAGTGGAACCTTCAGAGAGTCTACCTGCCAAAAGCAACATGTACACTATGCAAAACCGTCTGGGGACAATGTCCCTTGCAGAACCACCCTGGAATGGTAAggcctcttcctctgccttccttccttcccaaacACAGAGATAATGGTGGTTTCAGACTTCAACTTTGGACTTTCAGAACAAACCTGACCGTTCTTCACACACCTGCCCAGGTAAACACTCTAAATCTCTGGTTTCTCTTGGTTCCCAGACAGAACACTATTCCATTGGGTTTCCCAAACACCTGTTTGGGTCTAAGATGTCAAAGTGACAGGGGAATTTTAATGCAAATTCCATCTGGCTTCATGAATATCATCCACAAGGGCAcccatggaagaaaaagaaagtctttttttttttttttttaatccctgggATTAGACCTGCTTGAGTGAAAGACTAGGGGTTTCACATATTCAGACTATGCAAATGAtaacacagaaagaaataaaaaccattaCTTACACCAGGGAGAATGGGTACCAGTCACTCCAGAAAACaatttgagatttttgttttcttttctgttttgatacTTTCACCATGTGCTAAATAattcaggctggccccaaattcactATATCCCCTTGTCTCTTCCTGCAAATGGAAGGACTATATTGCACGAGCTACTCCAGATAAGAGAGGGCATTTCTTGAATCATTAGCTGTACAGCCATCCTGCAAGCTTACAATGGCAAGACTGGGcttatttcaaataaagaaaatgcagaacgACTCAAAACCTTTACAGGATGTTCAGCAGTGGTGTCTGTGACAGACAAAAACCTGAGAACAACCCAGCTGTCCTTTCAATCGGTGGCTTCAGGGagagacaagaaaaagaacaaagcagtGACACTTCCATAGCCAGTAAACTCACTGCCTAGTTCAGAAAACAGGTACAGACTTTAGAAAGTTGACAAATCCAGAGGACAATGCGGGGTGGGGGAGATTCCTCAAGGTCACACACTGTACAATTCCACCTACATGGAATTCCTAAAATGATAAATTGCGTAAATGGAGCTTAGCTTAAATGGTTACCAGGAGTTAGGGTATGGGACAGTAAAGGAGACAAGAAGCCAATGGAAGCACGAAGGCATTTTGTGGTGAGGAAACAGCCTGTATGCCTCGGTACAAAGATACCGTAGTCCTCAAAGATTTCATGGTTACGGGAAAGCTGGTACGTGTGTGGAGAATCCCTATTATTTCTTACAACGCACCCCGTGTTCTGCCAATCGAGGTCATCGTGACAGTAGATCACTGAGTACCAAGCTGGGTTCTACCCTCCAGAACGGATCCTCCCCACAATGGAATCAAAATGAGAACATCATCAACTGGAGTGAGGATCCCGGTAAAGAAAACAGCAAGAGTAAGCACCCTCAAGGCATTCCAGATGGAGCTGGGGACATTAGCAAGAGGCTGGTGGCTGAGAAGAACTTAGCCTGGCCAACACCCAGGCTGAGGCTGCTCTAGCCAGCAGGATCCTGCAAGAGTGGCCCAAGTACCCAGGACATCCGCTTGCCCTACCCAAGCTGGGGGCCCCAGCTTCCTGCCGGGGTGCTGCACAGCTCCTCCGCCAGGTGGAGCCTGTACTCACGTAATGCTTCCCAGGGTTCAGAGGTCACGCCGCCGTGGGCTGTGGCGAACCGGATGAGGCAGCCTGAGGCTATAGGAGCTCGAGCTCACTGTCCAGCAGCCTACGGCCCGAAGGTTGCACCCAGCGCCGTTCTGTGAGCTTCTAAGCTTCCCCCTGAGCTCCCTCCAAGGCTTCCCACTAGGAAGTCATCATGCCCCACCTCCGAGCTCACGAAGTCAAGCAGCTCTTACACAACAAATATGTTGTCGTCCTGGGGGACTCCATCCAGCGCGCCGTGTACAAGGACCTGGTGCTCCTGCTCCAGAAGGACTGTCTGCTGTCTTCCAGTCAGCTGAAGAGCAAGGGTGAGCTGAGCTTCGAGCACGACGTGCTGCTGGAGGGCGGCAGGTGGGGACGCATGCACAATGGTACTCACTACCGCGAGGTGCGCCAGTTCTGCTCGGGCCGCCACTTGGTACGCTTCTACTTCCTCACACGTGCCTACTCGCCCTACGTCGAGGACATCCTGCAGCAGCTGCGCTGGGGTGAGTATGCCCCCGATTTGGTAATCATGAATTCGTGCCTCTGGGACTTGTCCAGGTATGGACGCAATTTTCTCAGGAGCTACCGAGATGACCTGGAGAGGCTGTTCCGACGCCTGGATCAGGTGCtgccagcctcctgcctcctggtgtGGAACACCACCATGCCTGTGGCCGAAGTCGTATCCGGGGGCTTTGTCCTGCCTGATGCCCCGGCCTGCCCTTCACGCCTGCGCGAAGACGTGATAGAGGCCAACTTCTACAGCTCAGCAGAGGCAGTGAGGCGTGGCTTCGACGTGCTGGATCTCCACTTCCACTTCCGCCATGCAGGGCAGCACCGGCTGAGTGATGGCGTCCACTGGGATGAGCGTGCGCACCGCTACCTCTCCCAGCTGCTGCTGGCACACGTGGCAGACGCCTGGGGCGTGGTCCTCCCAGCACACAACCCTGTGGGCAGGTGGATCAGGGATGTCCCCGCTGAGGGACAGCCAGACCGGGAAGAGAGAAGGCAGCCTCGAGACCACCACAGATATGAGCGGCGTGAACCCCCTGTGTCCAGGAGCTCTTACTCTCCCAGGTACCACCGCCACAGCCCTCAGAGATCTTCCTCGAACCCTCGAAACTCACTGAGCCGCAGAGAAGACCCCATGCCatcctctccatcttcccagcaTCACCCATTACGCAGAGATTCCCCGAGGCGCAGGCGTGGATATACCAGGGAAACCAACTCCACAGACCGTCAACAGAGGCCAGGCCCTATCCGCAGAGTCTCTACCCACCACCAAAACAGACAGTCTCCCCCTTACCCTTCCCGACACCACAGTGAACCACATAGATCCCATCGAAGGCACAGTCACCGACGGACCTAAGCACCTGCAGAGGCAAGGTCTCCATAGCTAGACTCAGTTCATCTGCCAACAGGGGCCTTAAAGCTGTCTGATTCTGTAGCATGGGCCTTTAGCAACCCTACCTGAaggcaatttatttttcttggctATTTCTTGGGGAGGAAGCCTAGATCTGGAATACCTCTCCATGCACTTATACCTATTAGCATTTATTTAGAAATAGTCCACATGAAAAAGCACCCTTCTCATTAGAGAGAAAGCATGGAAATTAATTAAACCTTAAAAGCACTAATCTCGGTTGAGATATTTTTCCTCTAGCAAAAGTAAAAATGTTGATTCAAAACTTTATTGAATTCATCTTTACCATCGGTTTCAGCGTGTATTAATGGAACTTAATCTCCAAACAATCACAGTAAGTAGCTGCATTGGAGATTCTGTAGTTGATGTGGTCAGTTTGAAAATAGTACTGTCCTTTAAGAAGTGTAGTCACTAATGTAATACAAGAGATCTGTTTGTTAAAATCTTACAatctctgttgttgttgtttttttaatttcatcaaaTGCCATCAGAACatcttttgtagttttgtttttcagaacttTGATACATTCATATGAGTGTATTTTGGAGAATGTATTCTTCTCCATTCTCCATTGCCCACTCTCATTCTCCTCCCCACTGAAGCACTTTTGCCCAAACAGTCCCACACCTCCATTCATgccctttgttttgctttgttgtgttttgtttgtgatcCACcaagtttaattagggttgcttgcatGAGCCCAGAGCAGTGTTCTAGAACAATTTGGGGTCTTCAGTAAAATGGCATGGGAGATACAAAGAAGTTTCTCTAAACTCTCTGAATCCACATAGGTAGAGCCCCAAcctctccatcatcatcatcatcatcaagatcatcatcatcacacaccacacatacatttgTTATACTTGGTGAATTTATGTTACTAAGTCATTAGCACTCTGTCTACTTTAGTGTTTGCCTTTGGTGTTGCTCATCCTTTAGGTTTGGGCAAATATTTAGTGTGCCTACCATGATAATCACTGTCTTACAAAATTATTTCACTCGATCTTTTCACCATTCCCTCCTCCAAATCTCTGGGGGGAAAAGGAGCTATAACTGCTTCCATAATTATGGACATAGGTTGTTTCATAGATTCATACCGTATGTAACCTTTCTGGTTGGCTTATTTCGCATAGAAGTGTGCGTGTATGATTCTGACATATCTTTTTATGGCTTGATAGCACATTTATGTTTTAGCACTTGATAAAATTGTATTATCTTGATGTTCCACTGCTTGTTTTTCCATTTACCTGTTGAAAAAAATCTTGCTTGCTTCCCAGTTGGAGCAATTTtgaataaaatagttaaaaaatatcTGTGCAcgtttgtgggtgtgtgtatggacATTTGGTTCCAGTTCATTTGAGTAAATGTTGAAGATGCTGTTGTTGGGTTGTGGCATCATAGCCATGTTGAGTTTTGTACGAGAGTGCCTAGCTGAGAGCATAGCTCAGCTGTGGGATACATTCCTAGGATGTGGGAGACCAGAGGCTCAGTCCCCAAtgctgcaaaacaaacaacagaaacctTGCCAAACTGTCAATTAAGTTTGCCACACAATTTCTCATTCCAATTGACAGTGAATCAGAGCTGTCACATTCAAGCATTTGCTGTTATCATTGTTGGGAgagattataaaatatttgtatgcatgtgtgtctgcttcagcaccatttattgaaaaacattattttctccATTCTATTACCTTGCTCTTTTACCAAAGATAATTTGACTG
This DNA window, taken from Cricetulus griseus strain 17A/GY chromosome 2, alternate assembly CriGri-PICRH-1.0, whole genome shotgun sequence, encodes the following:
- the LOC100760773 gene encoding PC-esterase domain-containing protein 1B isoform X2 → MPHLRAHEVKQLLHNKYVVVLGDSIQRAVYKDLVLLLQKDCLLSSSQLKSKGELSFEHDVLLEGGRWGRMHNGTHYREVRQFCSGRHLVRFYFLTRAYSPYVEDILQQLRWGEYAPDLVIMNSCLWDLSRYGRNFLRSYRDDLERLFRRLDQVLPASCLLVWNTTMPVAEVVSGGFVLPDAPACPSRLREDVIEANFYSSAEAVRRGFDVLDLHFHFRHAGQHRLSDGVHWDERAHRYLSQLLLAHVADAWGVVLPAHNPVGRWIRDVPAEGQPDREERRQPRDHHRYERREPPVSRSSYSPRYHRHSPQRSSSNPRNSLSRREDPMPSSPSSQHHPLRRDSPRRRRGYTRETNSTDRQQRPGPIRRVSTHHQNRQSPPYPSRHHSEPHRSHRRHSHRRT